A window of Staphylococcus lloydii genomic DNA:
AAACCATCCAATGCTTAAACAACGTGAAGTTAAAAGACGTGGTTACTTAGTCATTACTAGTGACAAAGGTTTAGCAGGTGCTTATAATGCCAATGTTTTAAAACATCTAATTAAAGACATGAATGAGAATCATAAAGACAATGATGATTATTCATTAGTAGTATTAGGTCAAACTGGTGTGGATTTTTTAACAAATAAAGGCTATCGCATTGATGACTCTTTAACGGAAGTGCCGGATCAACCTTCTTTCAAAAGCGTTCAAGCTATTGCTGAAAAGGCGATTGATTTATATAGTGATGAAGATATCGATGAATTAACGATTTATTTCAGTCATTTTGTCAATGTTTTAGAAAATAAACCTTCGAAGAAAAAGGTACTTCCATTATCTCCAGAAGATTCAAGTCTTGGGCATGGTCAAATGTCTTCTTACGAATTTGAGCCAGACAAAGAATCTATATTGAGCGTTATCTTACCTCAATACGTGGAAAGCTTAATATATGGAACAATCTTAGATGCAAAAGCAAGTGAACACGCTGCACGAATGACTGCAATGAAAAATGCATCAGATAACGCATCTGATCTTATTGATGATTTATCATTAGAATATAACAGAGCGAGACAAGCAGAAATCACCCAACAAATTACTGAAATTGTCGGTGGTTCAGCTGCACTTGAATAGAATTAAAAGGAGGATACAAAAAATGGGAGTAGGCCGTGTGACCCAAATTATGGGGCCAGTCGTAGACGTTCGTTTTGAACACAACGAAGTGCCTGAAATTAATAATGCCTTAGTATTAGATGTTGAAAATGGCGAAGAAACGACATCATTAACATTAGAAGTGGCTATCCAATTAGGCGATGACGTCGTTCGTACAATTGCTATGGATGGAACTGAAGGTGTTAAACGTGGTACTGAAGTTAAAGATACAGGTAGAAGTATTAGTGTACCAGTTGGAGATGCTACCTTAGGTAGAGTATTCAACGTTCTTGGTGACACAATTGACTTAGACGAAGAAATTGATTCTTCTGTACGTCGTGACCCAATTCATAGACAATCTCCAGCTTTTGACGAATTATCTACTAACGTAGAAATTTTAGAAACTGGTATCAAAGTAGTAGATTTATTAGCACCATACCTTAAAGGTGGAAAAATTGGTCTTTTCGGTGGTGCAGGTGTAGGTAAAACAGTTTTAATCCAAGAATTAATTAATAATATTGCACAAGAACATGGTGGTATTTCAGTTTTCGCAGGTGTTGGAGAGCGTACACGTGAAGGTAACGACTTATACTTCGAAATGAGTGATAGTGGCGTTATTAAAAAGACAGCTATGGTCTTCGGACAAATGAACGAACCACCTGGCGCACGTATGCGTGTTGCTTTATCAGGATTAACTATGGCTGAATATTTCCGTGATGAAGAAGGTAAAGACGTACTATTATTCATCGATAATATCTTCAGATTTACACAAGCCGGTTCTGAAGTATCAGCATTGTTAGGTAGACTACCTTCAGCAGTAGGTTATCAACCAACATTAAGTACAGAAATGGGTCAATTACAAGAACGAATTACTTCAACAAATAAAGGTTCTGTAACGTCAATCCAAGCAGTATTCGTACCTGCCGATGACTATACTGACCCAGCGCCAGCCAACGTCTTTGCTCACTTAGACTCTACAACTAACTTAGAACGTAAGTTAACTGAAATGGGTATTTACCCAGCAGTTGATCCACTAGCTTCTACTTCTAGAGCTTTGGAACCTAATATCGTAGGTCAAGAACACTATGACGTTGCTCGTGAAGTACAATCAACGTTACAAAAATATCGTGAATTACAAGATATTATTGCAATCTTAGGTATGGATGAGTTATCTGAAGAGGACAAACAGACAGTTGAACGTGCCCGTCGTATTCAGTTCTTCTTATCTCAAAACTTCCACGTTGCTGAACAATTTACTGGTCAAAAAGGATCATATGTTCCAGTTAAACGTACAGTTGCAGACTTCAAAGATATTCTTGAAGGTAAATATGACCATATTCCAGAAGATGCATTTAGACTTGTAGGTAGTATGGATGATGTAATTGAAAAAGCAAAAGATATGGGCGTTGAAGTTTAAAAAATTAGGAGGTATGGATAATGAGTACATTAAGCCTAAATATTGTCACTCCTAATGGCTCAGTTTACGACAGGGATGATGTCGAATTAGCTGTAATGCAAACGACAGCTGGTGAGATTGGTGTTATGTTTGGACACATTCCTACCGTAGCAGCGCTAAAAACTGGCTATGTCAAAATTAATTTTGATGGTGGGTCGGAATTTATCGCAGTGAGTGAAGGTTTTGTTGAAATTAGACAGCATAAACTATCTATTATTGTTCAAACTGCTGAAGCTGCTAAAGACATAGATGTTGATAGAGCACAAACAGCAAAAACAAAAGCCGAATCGCATTTGAATAACGAACAAAATAGCGGTGATCTACATAGAGCTGAGCGCGCACTTGAACGTGCGAATAACAGACTTTATGTTGCTAGTTTAAAATAAATTTATTAAAGAGAAGTTCCTCGAAGGAACTTCTCTTTTTTGTGACTACAAAAATATCTTTGATTAACATGTTTTAAAAAGGGAACGATACATAAAGTCAGACGTTAAAGTTATAATAAAAATAATGACAATATTATTTTAGTGAAAAGTATCTTTTGTAGAATTTTTCGTGTAGAATACTTTAATAGAGACGAATGAGGAGAATTTAATATGGAGTATTTAGGTCAATTTGCGATTATACATTTGATATTACATGTAGTATGTATTTGTATAAGTTATTGGGCATTAAATGTACTCAGATTGGATCAGTTTTTTAAAAAAGGTGACCCTTTAAAGGTACAAGTATGCATGATATTTTTAGCCATATTATTAGGTACTGCAGTAAGTAATTTTATCGTAGATTTATTACAATTTTCTACACAGGTAAAATATTTGTTACAATAATCCAAATAGTTGTTATTTAATTTTGAATATAGATATAATTATGTGGAAGAAAATATTCATATAATAAATGAGATGAAATTGTATATTAAGTGGAGGATAAATGATGGACAAGATAGTTATAAAAAGTGGCAATAAGTTAACAGGAGAGGTAAAGGCTTCAGGAGCAAAAAACGCGGTATTACCAGTTTTAACTGCGTCTTTACTTGCAGCGGAAGGTACAAGCAAATTACTTAATGTACCTGCATTAAGCGACGTAGAAACAATAAATAATGTGATTTCTACATTAAATGCAGAAGTGTCTTATGACAAAGATGGAGAAGCTGTTACTGTTGATGCGACGAAAGATTTATTTGAAGAAGCACCTTACGAATATGTTAGTAAGATGAGAGCAAGTATATTAGTTATGGGCCCTTTATTAGCACGTTTAGGCCATGCTAAAGTTGCATTGCCTGGTGGTTGTGCCATTGGATCAAGACCTATAGAACAACATATTAAAGGTTTTGAGGAACTAGGAGCAGAAATCCATATGGATGGTGGTTTCATTTACGCCAATGCGAAAGATGGACTTAAAGGTACTACGATTCATTTAGACTTCCCAAGTGTAGGTGCGACTCAAAATATTATTATGGCTGCTTCATTGGCTGAAGGTAAAACTGTTTTAGAAAATGTAGCACGTGAGCCAGAAATAGTAGATTTAGCAAACTACATTAATGAAATGGGTGGTAATGTTGTAGGTGCAGGTACCGATACAATCACAATTAATGGTGTAGATAAACTTCACGGTGTAACACATTCTATCATTCCAGACCGTATCGAAGCAGGTACGTTGTTAATTGCTGGTGCAATTACACGCGGTGATGTGTTAGTTAAAGGTGCAATCAAAGAACATATGACTAGCTTAGTCTACAAATTAGAAGAAATGGGAGTTAACCTTGAGTATTCTGACGAAGCCATTCGCGTTAGCGCAGAAGGTGAGTTGAAACCGGTAGACGTTAAAACATTACCACATCCTGGCTTTCCAACTGATATGCAATCACAAATGATGGCATTACTTTTAACAGCTGAGGGTAATAAAGTCGTTACTGAAACAGTATTTGAAAATAGATTTATGCACGTTGCAGAATTCCAACGTATGAATGCTAATATTACTGTAGAAGGTAGAAGTGCAAAAATTCAAGGTAAGAGCCAACTCCAAGGTGCTCAAGTAAAAGCGACAGACTTAAGAGCGGCTGCTGCTTTAATTTTAGCTGGATTAGTTGCAGAAGGAACAACACAAGTAACTGAGCTGAAACACTTAGACCGTGGGTATGTCGATTTACATGGTAAATTGAATTCATTAGGCGCTAACATTGAAAGAATTAACGACTAAATAAAATGTAGTTTATTGGAGGATTTAATAAAATGGAAACTATTTTCGATTATAATCAAATTAAGCAAATCATCCCACATAGACAACCATTTTTATTAATTGATAAAGTGGTTGAATATGAAGAAGGTAAACGTTGCGTTGGTATTAAACAAGTATCAGGCAATGAACCATTTTTCCAAGGTCATTTTCCTGAATATGCAGTTATGCCTGGCGTATTAATTACAGAAGCATTAGCACAAACTGGTGCCGTTGCAATGCTAAATAATGAAGAAAATAAAGGTAAACTTGCGCTTTTTGCTGGTATTGATAAATGCCGTTTTAAACGTCAAGTTGTACCAGGTGATACATTAACTTTAGAAGTAGAAATTACTAAAATTAAAGGCCCTATTGGTAAAGGTAGTGCCAAAGCAACTGTAGATGGACAAGTAGCTTGTAGTTGTGAATTAACATTTGCCTTACAAGATGCTAAATAATAATAAAAAGAGCTTAACTTTTCATAAGTTAAGCTCTTTTTATTTAGTGTTTATCTGGCTTTTCATCTTTTAGACGAGGTTTAGATTGCATTAATCTATTGAAAGAGGTTTTTAATTCGTCTCCCGATAATCCTTCATCTACGAGTTGTTCTAATAAACTTTCGGCATATACTTGTCTTAAAGTATAAATATGACATTCAAAAACGACCGAAATTGATCCATTTAATTTCGTGATGTGTTTAATCGTCGCATCAAATAAAGCTGGGTCATTTGATGGGCGCGTAATGACCACACGAATATCTAATAATGTTTCATTATCCATATATGATTGCATAGTGTCATAATGATAATCTGGAATGACAAGTTCTAACAGCCACCCCGTACCGCTACTTTCTTTATTAATAATGACACCATCTTCCAATTCATATTCAGTTACACCGCCGTTTTCTGAAACGATTTGGAATCTAACAGCTTTAAATGTTTTCATTGCCTCACATCCATTAAAGAAATTTAACTTTTACAATAAATAAGATTATGATGCCATTATAACGTAAATTCAATTTGATAAGCCAATTTTTATAAAATATAGCAAACAATTTTTCCTAGTATTATAATAAACTGGCTTTTGACGCTATTAAGTAACCCAATTATGATATAGCTAACAAGGAGGTGAACTATGATAAATAATATAGTTGTCGTCGGACGACTAACTAAAGATCCACAACTTTTTAGCAAGGACGAAACAGACTACGTTTCATTATGTCTCGCAATAGATAGACCTTATAAGCGCAATGATCAACAGCAAAATTGTGATTTTTTATTTTGTAAGGCTTTTGGAAACAATGCTAAAAATATCTATCGTTACTTATTAAAAGGGGCACTTGTAGGTGTAACTGGCCATATGCGATCTTCTAAATATGAAAAAGAAGGGCAAATGCATTATGTTACTGAAATCATCATTGATACAATCAAATTTATGTCTCCTAAAGTAAAACAACAGCATAACCAAATTATTGAACCATGTAATCAAGACGCTACTGATTTAACATTCTCCTTGAATTAATCTATATAACTGAAATGATTTATCCTCAATTTCAATCACATTAATAAACTAACCACCATTTTTTATCAACCATCATACCAAACTTATCAATCCTATTATAATTATACTTGTTAAAGGCTATTGCATATGTCTAATTATACATATAGCAATAGCTTTTTTGGTTTTATATATGGATAATTTAGTCTTAAATTTAAACAGAAAAATCAGATTTATTACATATGTATTACAAGAAAAACAGAAGTTGATAAATTTTCAAAACTGGCATGAAAGTATAAATTAATTTCAAAAGGTTTTACTTGGCCTTTATTTAATGTAATTACGTTGTAAAAAAATGCCGATTTTTTTTATTTCACTGTAACCTACAGTCTTTTTACAGATGTTACATTGGTAATTGCAAATTGATGATAAAACTAATTACCTTATAGGAGGATTTTTTAAATTATGAAAAAAACATTACTAACTTCAACTATAGCAGTAGGATTAGGCGTAACAGGATTAGCAACTGGACATCATGCAGATGCAGCAGAAACAACTGGAGCTAACCATGCGCACTTAGCAAACTTAGCACAAAATAACCCTTCTGAATTAAATGCAAAACCAGTTCAAGAAGGTTCATATAACATTAACTTTGATCAAAACAATACTAACTATCATTTTTCTTCAAATGGCCAAAGCTGGTCTTGGAGTTATAACGGTTATGGTAATCAAGCAGCTAATACTCAACAAGAACAACCACAACAAAGTGAACAAGCTCAACCACAACAACAAACACAACAAACTCAAGAGCAACCTAAACAACAAGAGCAAACTCAACAAAGTGCTCAAACTCAAGAACAACCTAAACAACAACAAGCACCACAAACTGAACAAACTCAACAACCACAACAAGAATCTACTTCAAGCTCAAATGAATCAAGTTCAAGTGATGACAGCGGTTCTTCAGTAAACGTTAACGGTCACTTAAAACAAATCGCACAACGTGAATCAGGTGGCGACATCCACGCTACAAACCCATCAACTGGTGCATCAGGTAAATATCAATTCCTACAAACTACATGGGATTCAGTAGCACCTGAACAATATAAAGGTCAACCAGCTTCATCAGCTCCAGAATCAGTACAAGATAAAGCAGCAGTGAAATTATACAACACTGAAGGTGCTTCACAATGGGTTACTGCATAATTTAAGTATAAATTATGTAATGTAATATCCAATAAAAGTCCTGTCTATAAAAGACAGGGCTTTTTTTTCTTGCGCTTTTGCAAATTGCACGGGGATTTGTTATCTTTAATAAGAAAACATTATAGTAAAACTACTAGGGGAGCCTTTGGCTGAGATGATTTGATTCAGACCCTTACGACCTGATTTGGTTAGTACCAACGTAGGAAAGTAGTCTGCTGAGCTTGATTTATTAATTATGCCTAGTTAGTACTACATTCTTACGTGGAATGTAGTTTTTTTTATTAGGAGGAATTTTAACAATGACATTTTCACAAGATTTAAGAACAGCAGCAAAACCTATATTAGAAAATATATATAATGACAATTTCATTCAGCATATGCTTGCTGGTGATTTATCGGAAGAAGCAGCAAGATTTTATTTAAGAGCCGATGCATCTTACTTAAAAGAGTTTGCCAATATTTATGCGTTGCTTATTCCAAAAGTATCTACTTTAGAAGACGTAAAATTTTTGGTAGAACAAATACAATTTATCGTGGATGGTGAAGTTGAAGCGCATGAAATAATAGCTAATTATATAGGCGAAGATTACAATGACATTGTACAAGAGAAAGTATGGCCACCAAGCGGGGACCATTATATAAAACATATGTATTATAATGCGTTTAGTAAAGAAAATGCGGCACATACGATAGCGGCGATGGCGCCATGTCCATATGTTTATCAATATATCGCTCGCAAAGCTATAAAAGATGATGCTTTAAACAGAGATTGTGTTTTAGCTCAATGGTTCGATTTTTATAGCACAGAAATGGAAGAGCTCGTTAATGTTTTCGATAGATTATTAGATAAATTAACAGCTCATATTTCACAACAAGAGCGTGACGATATTAAAGAAAGCTATTTACAAAGTACAGTGCATGAACAAAACTTTTTCAATATGGCTTATATACAAGAATCATGGGATTTTGGAGGGAAATAATAATGAATAAACCGAAAATAGCATTAACAATTGCAGGAACTGACCCATCAGGTGGGGCTGGTGTTATGGCAGACTTAAAATCATTCCATGCATGTGGTGTATATGGCATGGCAGCTATAACAAGTATCGTGGCGCAAAATACAAAAGGCGTTCAACATATTCACAATTTGGATCCGCAATGGTTAGAAGAACAGTTAGAAAGTGTTTATGACGATGAATTACCGCATGCTTTAAAAACAGGTATGATTGCGTCTAAACCAATGATGGAATTAATCCAATCATATATATCTAAACACCCAGAAATTCCATACGTTATTGATCCAGTAATGCTTGCTAAAAGTGGGGATTCACTTATGGATGATGAAGGTAAAAAGAATTTAAAGTCTATTTTATTACCACTTGCTACAGTAGCTACGCCTAATATTCCTGAGGCGGAAGAAATTACAGGATTAACAATTAACAATGAAGCTGATGTATACAAGGCTGGTCATATTTTTATAAATGAAATAGGAAGTAAAGGCGTTGTGATTAAAGGTGGTCATGCAAATGATGACAAGCAAAATTCAACCGATTATTTATTTACAAAAGATGAAGTTTATAAATTTACTGAACCACGTTATGACACGCCACACACTCATGGTACAGGTTGTACTTTTTCCGCCGTCATTACTGCGGAATTAGCAAAAGGTAAATCAATACATGAAGCGGTCCAAAAAGCGAAGAAATTTATAGCTATGGCAATTCAATATACACCCGAAATAGGTAAAGGGCGTGGCCCAGTGAACCATTTTGCATATATGAAAAAGGAGGGCTTAGATGATGAATAATTTAGAAACGATTCGTCAACAAAATCCTTTAGTCGTATGTTACACGAATGATGTAGTGAAGAATTTTACTGCTAATGGATTATTAAGCTTAGGTGCTAGTCCTGCTATGAGTGAAGCACCAGAAGAAGCAGAAGATTTCTTTAAAGTGGCTTCAGCACTATTAATTAATATAGGCACACTTAATAAACTTCAAAGTGAAGATATGTTAAAAATCGCGCATATTGCTAATAATTCAGGTGTGCCAATCGTTTTTGATCCTGTAGCAGTAGGGGCTTCTCAATTTAGAAAATCCTTTTGCCATCAATTTTTATCAGAAGTAGATGTAACTGTTATTAAAGGAAATGCTTCAGAGATTTTATCTCTAATAGATGAAGATGCTACGATGAAGGGCACGGATAGTGCAGAAAACTTAGACGTCATTGATATTGCACGACGTGCACAGAAAAAATTTAACACGACAATAGCAATAACAGGCAAAGAAGATATTATTGCTCAAGAAGACAAAATTGTGAAATTATCTAATGGGTCACAATTGTTAACTAAAATAACAGGTGCTGGTTGCCTCTTAGGTGGTGTTATTGCTAGCTTTTTAAATCGTAGTTTAACGCCATCTATTGATAACGTCATTGAAGCTGTATCGATTTTTAATATTGCTGCTGAACAAGCAGAGAGTGAAACAGCATCAATAGGCCCTGGTTCATTTTTAACACGCTTTGTTGATAAGCTATATACGATTGAACACTCTGAATATATGCAGTTAAAACAATTAGAAGAGGTGTAAATAATGTTCCAACCAGATGATTTAAGGCTATACTTCATTTGTGGTACCCAAGATATAAGTAATGAACGTGACATAGTAGATGTAGTCAAAGCGGCTTTAGATGCAGGTATCACAATGTTCCAATTTAGGGAAAAAGGTAAGGGAACATTAATTGGTAAAGAAAAAGAATTACTTGCTATAAAATTAAAAGAATTATGTCGCTCCTATAATGTCCCATTTATAGTAAACGATGATGTTTCTCTAGCAATAGCAATTGATGCTGATGGTATTCATGTTGGACAAGACGATGAAAACGTGTCCCATTTTGCTCAGCAATTTCAACATAAAATAATTGGTTTAAGCGTAGGCAATATTGAAGAATATCAAAATTCTGATTTGGCTCATGTTGACTATATTGGGGTAGGGCCAATGTTTCCGACTTCTTCAAAAGATGACGCAAATGCGCCCGTTGGTCCTGAAATGATTTTAAAACTGCGAGAAAAATTACAAGATTTCCCAATGGTAGGCATTGGAGGTATTTCATTAGCCAACTATAAACAGGTTATGAAAGCTCAAGCCAATGGTGTATCAGTGATTTCAGCAATCGCACAAAGTAATGATATAAAAACAACAGTCCACCAATTTTTACAATAAATTGATTAATAGTGAAAATATTATGTTTTTGATTTTCACTTGCACACTAATATGATAAAATGATTTTTGTGTGAATATATCATTAGAGGTGGAAAAATGAAGAAAAAAGCGCTATTACCTTTACTTTTGGGAGTAATGGTCTTTCTAGCAGGATGTGACTACTCTAAACCGAGCAACAGGAATGGATTCTTCTATAATACATTTGTTGAACCAATGGATAAATTATTACATTGGTTAGGGACTAGTTTTAATAATGACTATGGACTAGCAATTATTGTAATTGTTGTTGCTATACGTATAGTTTTATTACCATTCATGTTATCAAATTATAGAAATAGTCATATGATGCGTGAAAAAATGAAGGTGGCTAAACCGGATATTGATGCGGTTCAAGAGAAGGTTAAACGTTCTCGTACGCAAGAAGAAAAAATGGCTGCCAATCAAGAAATGATGGAAGTTTATAAAAAATATGATATGAACCCTATGAAGAGTATGTTGGGTTGTTTACCAGTGTTAATTCAAATGCCAGTCATTATGGGCTTATATTTCGTTTTGAAATCATCCAGTGGTGGATTTACTGAGCATCCGAATTTCTTATGGTTTGATTTATCTAAACCAGACATTTGGATAACAATTATTGCTGGTATTTTATACTTCTTGCAAGCTTATGTATCAAGTTTAAGTATGCCAAATGAACAACGTCAAATGGGTTACATGATGATGGTTATTTCTCCAATCATGATCGTGTGGATTTCATTAAGTTCTGCTTCAGCACTTGGCTTATATTGGTCAGTCAGTGCCGCATTCTTGATTGTACAAACGCATTTTGCGAACATATACTATTCAAGAGTTGCCAAAAGAGAAGTTGCACCAATGTTAGAAGCAATGAACAAAGACAAAAATGGCGACGGCAACAAAGCGAAAAATACACAAGTTGTATCTAAAAAAGGTAAGAAAAAATAATTAAAGTAAAAGCGTCTTTCAATATTTTGAAAGACGCTTTTTGTATTTGAACTATCTTTTAAGTTACCATTCTTCGAAAAATTGACGAACGAATTGTTGCATGAATGCGTGTCGCTTTTTAGCTATAGCATATGCAGTCTCAGTATGCATTAATTCTTTTAAATTAAATAGCTTTTCATAAAAATGTTTAATAGCAGAAGGTGATAAATTAGCCAAGCTATAAGTATCATTATTTAATGACTGATAGTCTATTTCATCAATCCACATAGGTTCGTCATATGCACCAGCAAATTGGAAAGTACGAGCAATACCGATAGCACCTAATGCATCTAAACGGTCAGCGTCACGGACGATTTGTCCTTCTTTTGATAACACTGTATGATGCTCTTTAGCATGGCTATAACTCATATGATTGATGATATGAAGTATGGCTTCACTATCATTATGATTGATTTGTATTGATGATAAGAATGTACGAAGTTTGTACGTAGCTTCTTCGGTATTTGTTAATTTTGAATCAACCGTATCATGTAGAAGACTTGCCATGTTTATTATAAAGGTATCGACAGGTTGCTCTCGTTGCGCTATATATAAAGCTAAACGTTCAACTCGATTAATATGTGCGATATCATGGCCTGAATAATCATTTTTATGAAACGTAGTCATAAAAGTACGCGCACTATTCAATTGCTCTTGTTGATTCATCTGCTTTCACCTCTATAGTTTATAAAATTGGAGACAATAATCTGGCAATACCTTCTTTGAACTTAACCCATAAGCTACGTTGCGTGTATAGTTCTTTTGTCAGTCTATATGAAACTAAAAGATCTTTTTCGAATTCTGCACGTAATTGTTTTGCGACTTCAGTGTCGTAAATAAAAGCGTTAATTTCAAAATTCAACGTGAAACTTCTATGATCCATATTAGTTGTACCAACGCTAGCAACTTCATCATCAATAATGACGCATTTTGAATGCAAAAAGCCATCTCGATATTGGAAAATATTGACCCCGGCATCTAATAAACTTGCGACGTTGTTATAAGTTGCCCAATAAACAAATGGATGATCAGGCTTATCAGGAATCATAATATTAACATTTACGCCACCTAATGCAGCTATTTTTACTGCATCTAAAAAGGCTTGGTCTGGTATGAAGTAGGGTGATTGTATAAAAATGCTCTTTTTAGCAGAGGAAATCATTTTTAAATAACCATAT
This region includes:
- the thiE gene encoding thiamine phosphate synthase, translating into MFQPDDLRLYFICGTQDISNERDIVDVVKAALDAGITMFQFREKGKGTLIGKEKELLAIKLKELCRSYNVPFIVNDDVSLAIAIDADGIHVGQDDENVSHFAQQFQHKIIGLSVGNIEEYQNSDLAHVDYIGVGPMFPTSSKDDANAPVGPEMILKLREKLQDFPMVGIGGISLANYKQVMKAQANGVSVISAIAQSNDIKTTVHQFLQ
- a CDS encoding HD domain-containing protein gives rise to the protein MNQQEQLNSARTFMTTFHKNDYSGHDIAHINRVERLALYIAQREQPVDTFIINMASLLHDTVDSKLTNTEEATYKLRTFLSSIQINHNDSEAILHIINHMSYSHAKEHHTVLSKEGQIVRDADRLDALGAIGIARTFQFAGAYDEPMWIDEIDYQSLNNDTYSLANLSPSAIKHFYEKLFNLKELMHTETAYAIAKKRHAFMQQFVRQFFEEW
- the yidC gene encoding membrane protein insertase YidC yields the protein MKKKALLPLLLGVMVFLAGCDYSKPSNRNGFFYNTFVEPMDKLLHWLGTSFNNDYGLAIIVIVVAIRIVLLPFMLSNYRNSHMMREKMKVAKPDIDAVQEKVKRSRTQEEKMAANQEMMEVYKKYDMNPMKSMLGCLPVLIQMPVIMGLYFVLKSSSGGFTEHPNFLWFDLSKPDIWITIIAGILYFLQAYVSSLSMPNEQRQMGYMMMVISPIMIVWISLSSASALGLYWSVSAAFLIVQTHFANIYYSRVAKREVAPMLEAMNKDKNGDGNKAKNTQVVSKKGKKK